The Polyangium aurulentum genomic interval ACGACGCGGCTGCCCTCGGCGCGGAGCTTCTCGGCGTCGGTCTCGGGGTGCTGCGAGCGGCCCGTGTAGCGCCTGCGCCAGTCGGTGTCGCACGCGAGCGTGATGTCCCAGGGCGCAGCCACGAGATCGGCCACCACCTGCGGCCGGTAGACGATGTCGGCGTACGTCGACACGAACCCGTCGGTCAGGTGCTCGCGGGCGCAGAGCAGGGAGGCGAGGATGTTGTTGCGCTCCCAGTTCGTGTTCTCGACGTAGGTGAGGTCCGGGTAGCGCTCGCGGATGACCTCGGCCTTGTAGCCGCAGATGAAGATGACGTCCTTGCGCTCGAACCCGCCGGCCGCGAGCGCCTCGAGGATGCCGTCGAGCATCGGGCGGCCGAGGATGGGGACGAGGGTCTTCGGGATCTCTTCGGTGAGATGACGCAGCCGGCTCCCGCGCCCGGCGCCGATGACGATGGCCTTCACGAGCGCTAGGTAGCACGGGAGACCGTGCATCCTGATGCACAAAAAGCCGCGAGCGGCCGGGAAGGCCGCTCGCGAATGAAGCAGTGAGCTTGGTGGCTAGCTCATTGACCGACGTCGCCGCCGCAAGCCGTCTGCTGGGCGGAGCACATACCCGAGAGCGCCATCGCGCACGGCATGCTCGGGATGCCGTCGTAGTCCGGCGCCGCCGCCGAGCAGAACGGATCGGC includes:
- a CDS encoding NTP transferase domain-containing protein, with translation MKAIVIGAGRGSRLRHLTEEIPKTLVPILGRPMLDGILEALAAGGFERKDVIFICGYKAEVIRERYPDLTYVENTNWERNNILASLLCAREHLTDGFVSTYADIVYRPQVVADLVAAPWDITLACDTDWRRRYTGRSQHPETDAEKLRAEGSRVVELSRRIVSEQAAGEFIGVMKLSAAGAGRFLRAFDEAKAAHPQGEFREGRTFEKAYLIDLLQHMILGGEEMHRVDTHGGYMEIDTVEDASLAENWWKGGSPG